GACGTGATGCCGGAACTCGACAACTCAATCGAAGTTGATCTGCGGCCGGAAGACATCAAAATGGAGGTTTTCCGCTCAAGCGGCGCTGGCGGTCAGCATATCAACAAAACCTCCAGTGCGGTTCGCTTGATTCATCTACCAACCGGAATCGTCACCTCAAGTCAGGCGCAACGGTCACAGTTTCAGAACAAAGCGACTGCGATGGCGATGTTAAAGGCTAAATTGTATCAGCGCGAAGAAGAAGCTAAGCGTGCTAAGGCCAAGGCCATTCAAGGCGAACAAAAAGATGTCGCATTTGGTTCACAAATTCGCTCTTACGTCTTTCACCCATACACGATGGTGAAAGATCATCGGACGAATTATGAAACCGGCAATGGCAATGCGGTTATGGACGGGGATTTGAATCCATTCATCAATGCGTATCTACAATGGGAACTTGCGCAAAAGAATCCTGATTAAACTGTAATCTGCCTGAAACCTTGCTGACTTAATCGCCTGTTATACTGATGCTAGCTTAGAAAAAGGAGCAATTTGCATGATTCAAATGGAGAACGTGACGAAGCAGTATGCTAACGGCGTGACTGCCATTAAAAATCTCAATCTTGAGATTCATGATGGCGAGTTCGTCTATGTGATCGGTCCCAGCGGTGCCGGGAAATCGACTTTCGTCAAAATGCTTTACCATGAACTAATGCCAACCAGCGGTACGATTAAAATTGATGATTTTGATTTTGCAACAATGAAACCGAGCCGGGTACCATTTTTGCGACGTCATATTGGTATCGTCTTTCAAGATTTTAAACTTTTACCGCGGTTAACAGTGTACGAAAACATTGCTTACGCGATGCAAGTGATCGAAGCACCTGACGAAAAAATCAAGGACCGAGTCCTCGAAGTACTGGGCCTGGTAGGTCTCGAACAAAAACTGCGCCGTTTTCCTGATGAATTATCCGGTGGGGAACAACAACGTGTGTCAGTTGCTCGTGCCATCGTCAACAAGCCTAAGGTATTGATCGCCGACGAACCGACAGGCAATTTGGATCCACAAACATCAGATGAAATTGTTGATATTCTTGAGCGGATCAATGCCAGCGGGACAACTGTTATTATGGCGACGCATAACAAGGACATCGTAAATGAGCGTCAGCATCGCTTACTTGAAATTGCTGGCGGCCGTTTGGTTCGTGACGAAGAAGGAGGCACTTACGGTAATGAAGACTAAGATCTTTTTCCGGCATGTAAAGGATTCGCTGCGCAGTCTGAAGCGAAATGGCTGGATGTCAGTTGCCGCTGTCAGTGCCGTTACAGTTACCTTACTATTGGTCGGTATTTTCATGGCACTTATTTTCAACTTGCATCATGTATCAGAGCAAGTTGAAAATGACGTTCAAGTGCGTGTTTACATCGAGAAGAAAACTACGACGAAACAACGTGATGCATTAAAGACTCAGCTAGAAAAGCTTGATAATGTCAAGAAAGTGACTTACCGGTCACGTCAGCAGGAATTGAACACCATTGTCGGCGGGTATGGTTCGCAATGGAAAATGTTCTCTGGCGATCAGAACCCATTGAGTGATGTCTTCATGGTTAAGACAAGCAACCCTAAGGCGACGATCAAGGTCTCCAAACAAGCTCAAAAACTAAACCATGTGGTGGACGCAAGTTATGGCGGCCGGACTGCGAAAAAACTGTTCAACTCAGTTGATTCAGCACAAAAGTGGGGACTTGGTTTTACTGTCCTTCTGCTGTTCGTGGCGGTTTTCCTGATAAGTAATACCATTCGGATTACGATTCTGTCGCGTTCTGACGAAATCAGAATTATGCGCCTGGTTGGGGCAACAAATTCATACATTCGTTGGCCATTTATTCTTGAAGGCGCTTGGACTGGATTGTTCGGGGCTGTGCTCCCAATTGTGATTGTTGACATCGGTTATGCCGTTGTTTACCGCAGCTTCAGCTTATCAAGCGGCTCTAACGGTTATTCGCTATATGGCACGATGCCATTTCTGCTTTGGCTTGATTTGATGCTGGCGGGCATTGGTATCATCATCGGTGCATTAGGCGCAGTCATTTCAATGCGGCGTTTCCTCAAAATTTAATCGTGCAATTTGTGAACTCATCCTCGCTAATGACGGGGATGAGTTTTTTGCTATCATACTCGGCTATGCGTGCCTACTCACATTTTGATTTTTATGACGTTGTGGGAGCCTCCGGCGATTTCTGCTATACTGGTCACAGTGAATATTGGAGGGTTACCGATGGCAGTTGTAGTTGCCTTACTTATCAATCCGGTTGGTTTGGTGTTTTGGCTAGCGCTAGGTTTAACGATTTGGTTTGCTGTCAATCGCACTGATCGCGAGCGCCGCCGGTATCTGCGCGCAATTCATCCCAAACATCCAGAAATTGGTCGGTTCTTCTGGATCGGACTTGTCGTAGGTGCGCTAGTCTCGCTGGTAATGGTTATTGGACGACTGCAGATCAGTTTAGCTGCTTTGCTTGCATTAAGCGGCTTGACGTTAGTAGCATTGCTATTTTCTAAATGGCGATTTAGCCCTTGGTGGCTAGGTCTTGCCAGTCTGGCGGCAGTTGGTCAGTCTGGTTTGCTAGCTGAACAGCATGCAGCTAATTTAGCTATTTTGGTCGGCCTATTATGGCTAACACAAGCTGGACTTGCGAGATTCAACCGCGGCGATGAGATCGAGTCGCCTGTGATTCAACAAGACCGCCGCCAGCGGCAAAGTGCGGCGTTTGAGTTGCGGCAACTGTTCTGGGTGCCGTTAATCTTACCTGTTGCTGTTGAAAACGTCAGCAACCTCCCACTGCTGGCGGTTACAGTGCAGTCTTTGACTTTTGTGGGCTTGCCGTTGCTTTTAGGTGCGACCTTCATGACTCCGCGAGATCGCGCTCAGACGGCTTGGCGGCGAAGTTGGCCGTGGTATGGCGGCGCAGGTGGCGTGCTTATCGTTTATGGCATTGTTGCCCGCACCATGACCTTGCCTTTGCTGGTTAGTCTTGTCTTTCCAGCAGTGGTGAGTTTAGTATTGGTTGGCGGCTTCATTTGGCAGGGACGGCAGGTGCATCTGACGGTGACTTTAGCCGATCAAGGTGTGGTGTTGATTGGTGTCGTGCCGCATACACCGGCTGCAGAGATGGGCTTACAACCCGGTGATCGTGTATTGGCCTGCAATCACCATTCCGTGAACAATTCTCGTGAGCTTTACGATGCCATTCAAAAAGAACCAACCTATTGCCGCTTGCGGCTTCGACAGGCAGATGGTGAGCTGCGATTAGCTGAGACGGCCATTTTTGCCGGTGCCCCACACGAACTTGGTATGATTTTATTTCCGGAGGAGACAGCATGAAGAAGATCTTGATTGTTGATGACGAACCTGCGATTTTGACGTTGCTGCAATATAATTTGGAAGCTGAACACTATCAGGTCGAAACAGCGACAGATGGTCAGGAGGCTTTGGATAAAGTACGCAACGAGCCATTTGACTTTATCATCCTCGATTTAATGCTGCCGAGTCTGAGCGGCTTGGATGTTACCCGCAAAATTCGTGAAGATAAAATTCAGACGCCGATTATGATCTTGACTGCCAAAGACAATGAAACCGATAAAATTGTTGGCCTAGAACTCGGAGCAGATGACTATGTGACTAAGCCGTTTTCGCCGCGGGAGATCATTGCTCGGATCAAGGCGATTGAACGACGGAGTCAGAGTCAGCCGCAAACCAGTCA
This genomic window from Lacticaseibacillus paracasei subsp. paracasei contains:
- a CDS encoding PDZ domain-containing protein, translating into MAVVVALLINPVGLVFWLALGLTIWFAVNRTDRERRRYLRAIHPKHPEIGRFFWIGLVVGALVSLVMVIGRLQISLAALLALSGLTLVALLFSKWRFSPWWLGLASLAAVGQSGLLAEQHAANLAILVGLLWLTQAGLARFNRGDEIESPVIQQDRRQRQSAAFELRQLFWVPLILPVAVENVSNLPLLAVTVQSLTFVGLPLLLGATFMTPRDRAQTAWRRSWPWYGGAGGVLIVYGIVARTMTLPLLVSLVFPAVVSLVLVGGFIWQGRQVHLTVTLADQGVVLIGVVPHTPAAEMGLQPGDRVLACNHHSVNNSRELYDAIQKEPTYCRLRLRQADGELRLAETAIFAGAPHELGMILFPEETA
- the ftsE gene encoding cell division ATP-binding protein FtsE, with the protein product MIQMENVTKQYANGVTAIKNLNLEIHDGEFVYVIGPSGAGKSTFVKMLYHELMPTSGTIKIDDFDFATMKPSRVPFLRRHIGIVFQDFKLLPRLTVYENIAYAMQVIEAPDEKIKDRVLEVLGLVGLEQKLRRFPDELSGGEQQRVSVARAIVNKPKVLIADEPTGNLDPQTSDEIVDILERINASGTTVIMATHNKDIVNERQHRLLEIAGGRLVRDEEGGTYGNED
- a CDS encoding response regulator transcription factor; the protein is MKKILIVDDEPAILTLLQYNLEAEHYQVETATDGQEALDKVRNEPFDFIILDLMLPSLSGLDVTRKIREDKIQTPIMILTAKDNETDKIVGLELGADDYVTKPFSPREIIARIKAIERRSQSQPQTSQKPGNSDQITVGQIAIDPENYKASKGGKRLQLTPKEFELLVYFAQRVGKTLSRDALLNGVWGFDYPAETRMVDIQVSHLRDKIETDPKHPDYLKTVRGFGYQMEAPHE
- the ftsX gene encoding permease-like cell division protein FtsX; this translates as MKTKIFFRHVKDSLRSLKRNGWMSVAAVSAVTVTLLLVGIFMALIFNLHHVSEQVENDVQVRVYIEKKTTTKQRDALKTQLEKLDNVKKVTYRSRQQELNTIVGGYGSQWKMFSGDQNPLSDVFMVKTSNPKATIKVSKQAQKLNHVVDASYGGRTAKKLFNSVDSAQKWGLGFTVLLLFVAVFLISNTIRITILSRSDEIRIMRLVGATNSYIRWPFILEGAWTGLFGAVLPIVIVDIGYAVVYRSFSLSSGSNGYSLYGTMPFLLWLDLMLAGIGIIIGALGAVISMRRFLKI